A window from Enterocloster bolteae encodes these proteins:
- a CDS encoding DUF5721 family protein has product MIALKVEDVKTFTSKLFLKEDFDSFLVKEVNIVTYNNFSIDGHIRQGYYTDEELEENQIEFFSSWKVLRPVCFSLIKGKKLPGSFHIVLLLPPSDTEKFASTSGSGISSEQIQGLYLNIRYEDGALYCVTGTSLHLFTMDKTLENEWDKAVAKFMRSHEIVCT; this is encoded by the coding sequence ATGATTGCATTGAAAGTAGAGGATGTAAAGACATTTACATCCAAACTGTTCCTGAAGGAAGACTTTGACAGCTTCCTGGTTAAGGAAGTGAACATTGTCACCTACAACAATTTTTCCATCGACGGACACATCAGACAGGGATATTATACAGATGAAGAGCTGGAGGAGAACCAGATTGAATTCTTTTCCTCCTGGAAAGTGCTTCGCCCCGTATGTTTTTCACTAATAAAAGGAAAAAAGCTGCCGGGGAGTTTCCATATCGTCCTGCTGCTTCCTCCTTCGGACACGGAAAAATTCGCTTCCACTTCCGGAAGCGGGATAAGCAGTGAGCAGATACAGGGACTTTATCTGAATATCCGTTACGAAGACGGAGCATTATATTGTGTGACGGGAACTTCGCTGCACCTTTTTACCATGGACAAGACCCTGGAAAATGAGTGGGATAAGGCAGTAGCAAAGTTTATGCGTTCCCATGAGATAGTATGTACCTAA
- a CDS encoding ASCH domain-containing protein — MKNTDKGYFERFSFGDSPEMADELLALVLAGKKTATVSVILEDEKAPSVGDLSLVLDGRSTPACVIKTVHVETVRFCGLTWDMVKLEGEDENFEQWKSGNIRYWTRDAAKRGYTFTDQTLITFERFEVVEVL; from the coding sequence ATGAAAAACACAGATAAAGGTTATTTTGAACGCTTTTCCTTTGGCGATAGCCCCGAAATGGCAGACGAACTTTTAGCCCTGGTACTTGCCGGAAAGAAAACGGCAACAGTTTCGGTTATATTGGAGGATGAGAAGGCGCCAAGCGTTGGTGATCTATCACTGGTACTTGACGGTCGGAGCACTCCGGCTTGTGTGATTAAGACGGTGCATGTTGAAACCGTCAGGTTTTGCGGCCTGACTTGGGATATGGTAAAACTTGAGGGTGAGGACGAAAACTTTGAACAATGGAAATCGGGCAATATACGCTATTGGACACGGGACGCTGCCAAGCGCGGTTATACTTTTACCGATCAGACACTTATTACGTTTGAACGCTTTGAGGTTGTGGAGGTGCTGTAA
- a CDS encoding DUF5301 domain-containing protein, whose product MKKILSFLIAGIMACSAAGCSQKNANPISLPEESTIQSIDVTVGEETEKYSDSEWISQCISSMNNAQATAKESVQDIPQADEYIKIDINTEDAKSTLFVYLEKNDYYIEQPYQGIYKTDSAFYQTITGNH is encoded by the coding sequence ATGAAAAAGATATTAAGTTTTCTTATTGCTGGTATTATGGCCTGTTCTGCAGCCGGTTGTTCACAAAAAAATGCAAATCCGATTAGCTTACCAGAGGAAAGCACCATACAGTCAATTGATGTAACGGTTGGAGAAGAAACGGAAAAATATTCTGACAGTGAGTGGATAAGCCAATGTATATCGTCTATGAACAATGCACAAGCAACAGCGAAAGAATCCGTACAGGATATACCACAAGCTGATGAGTATATAAAAATTGATATAAACACAGAAGATGCAAAAAGCACACTGTTTGTCTATTTAGAAAAAAATGATTATTACATTGAACAGCCCTATCAGGGCATTTACAAGACAGACTCAGCATTTTATCAGACAATAACAGGGAATCATTAA